One part of the Streptomyces lydicus genome encodes these proteins:
- a CDS encoding NAD(P)/FAD-dependent oxidoreductase has product MTARPIAVVGASAAGLAAAETLRRSGWRGPLTLIGAEPHLPYDRPPLSKQLLHGAWEPEKLRLRTEEQLAPLDLDLRLGTRATGLDVATRTLTLDGAESLACAGVVIATGVAARTLPGTDRLTGVHTLRTLDDALALRGRLTKGGTPAGEGVAGGGGTRRLVIVGNGVLGCEAAAVARELGHEVTVVGIEGTPMAAAVGTDVGTLLAEEHRDRGVRLLTGTVEGFDTTDPGDGRGPQVTAVRLAPGSTSASGGAAGGTRLPADTVLVAIGSRPAVDWLTDPALDTTDGLRCDAYCAAAPGVYAAGDVARWDHPAHGRPLRFEHRMNATEQGMAAARNLLAELAADGPTGTGDGTPAPERRPFAPVPYFWSDQYDLKIQAYGLTAGADRVETPVRDRAGRRILALYGREGRAVGVLAAGLPPRQIRALRAVVADPLPWEEARERIAAATAAG; this is encoded by the coding sequence GTGACCGCCCGCCCGATCGCCGTGGTCGGAGCCTCGGCCGCCGGCCTCGCCGCGGCCGAGACGCTGCGCCGCTCCGGCTGGCGCGGCCCGCTCACCCTCATCGGTGCGGAGCCCCATCTACCGTACGACCGGCCGCCGTTGTCCAAGCAGCTGCTGCACGGAGCCTGGGAGCCGGAGAAACTGCGCCTGCGCACCGAGGAACAACTCGCCCCGCTCGACCTGGACCTGCGCCTGGGCACCCGGGCCACCGGCCTCGACGTGGCCACCCGCACGCTCACCCTCGACGGGGCGGAGAGCCTCGCCTGCGCCGGAGTCGTCATCGCGACCGGCGTCGCGGCCCGGACGCTGCCCGGCACCGACCGCCTCACCGGCGTCCACACCCTACGCACCCTCGACGACGCGCTGGCGCTGCGCGGCCGGCTGACCAAGGGGGGTACCCCCGCCGGTGAGGGCGTAGCCGGCGGGGGAGGCACCCGGCGACTGGTGATCGTCGGAAACGGCGTGCTCGGCTGCGAAGCGGCGGCCGTGGCACGGGAGTTGGGGCACGAGGTCACCGTCGTCGGCATCGAGGGGACCCCGATGGCCGCCGCCGTCGGCACCGACGTCGGCACCCTGCTGGCCGAGGAGCACCGGGACCGGGGCGTGCGCCTGCTCACCGGCACCGTCGAAGGCTTCGACACCACGGACCCGGGCGACGGCCGTGGCCCGCAGGTCACCGCCGTACGACTGGCCCCTGGGAGTACCTCCGCGAGCGGGGGCGCGGCGGGCGGCACCCGGCTGCCCGCCGACACCGTGCTGGTGGCCATCGGCTCCCGCCCGGCCGTCGACTGGCTCACCGACCCCGCGCTGGACACCACCGACGGGCTGCGCTGCGACGCGTACTGCGCCGCCGCCCCCGGCGTCTACGCCGCGGGCGACGTGGCCCGCTGGGACCACCCCGCCCACGGCCGCCCGCTGCGCTTCGAGCACCGGATGAACGCCACCGAGCAGGGCATGGCCGCCGCCCGCAACCTGCTCGCCGAACTCGCCGCGGACGGCCCCACCGGGACCGGGGACGGCACCCCCGCCCCGGAGCGCCGCCCCTTCGCCCCCGTGCCGTACTTCTGGTCCGACCAGTACGACCTCAAGATCCAGGCGTACGGGCTGACCGCGGGCGCCGACCGGGTCGAGACACCCGTACGGGACCGGGCCGGGCGGCGGATCCTCGCGCTCTACGGCCGCGAGGGGCGCGCCGTCGGCGTCCTGGCGGCCGGGCTCCCGCCGCGCCAGATCCGCGCCCTGCGGGCCGTCGTGGCCGACCCGCTGCCCTGGGAGGAGGCCCGCGAACGGATCGCCGCCGCCACGGCGGCCGGCTGA
- a CDS encoding ferredoxin: MKITLDADKCCAAGQCVLIAPEVFDQRDEDGVVVLLDAAPPAAQHDAVREAAAICPAAVIEVHA; the protein is encoded by the coding sequence ATGAAGATCACCCTCGATGCCGACAAGTGCTGCGCCGCCGGCCAGTGCGTGCTGATCGCCCCCGAGGTCTTCGACCAGCGCGACGAGGACGGCGTGGTCGTCCTGCTCGACGCGGCACCGCCCGCCGCACAGCACGACGCGGTGCGCGAGGCGGCCGCCATCTGCCCGGCCGCCGTGATCGAGGTACACGCGTGA